The following nucleotide sequence is from Bradyrhizobium roseum.
AACGGCTGGTTCAACGGCGAGCGCACCGGCTCCGGCACCATCGTCTGGAAGCAGCGTGAACGGCTCGCCGCCGGCGAGATCGATTACAATGAGTTCATCGAGATCGTGTCGTCCTCCGCACCTTCCGTCGGCCATTGCAACACGATGGGCACCGCTTCCACCATGAACTCGCTGGCCGAGGCGCTCGGCATGTCGCTGCCGGGCTGCGCGGCGATCCCGGCGCCCTACCGCGAACGCGGCCAGATTGCCTATGAGACGGGCAAGCGCATCGTCGAGATGGTGTGGGAAGATCTGAAACCCTCCGACATCCTGACCCGCCAGGCGTTCGAGAACTGCATCGTGGTGAACTCGGCGATCGGCGGCTCGACCAACGCGCCGATCCACATCAACGCGCTGGCGCGGCATGTCGGCGTCGAGCTGTCGATCGACGACTGGCAGAAGCATGGCCACCACATCCCGCTGCTGGTCAACATGCAGCCGGCCGGTTTCTATCTCGGCGAGGAATATCACCGCGCCGGAGGCGTGCCGTCGGTGGTGCGCGAGTTGATGGCGCACAAGCACATCCATGAAGACGCCGTCACCGTGAACGGCCGCACCATGGGCGACAACTGCCGCGAGGCCCCCAAGCCCGACGGCGACGTGATTTGGAGTTACGACAAGCCGCTGGTGAAAGACGCCGGCTTCCTGGTGCTGCGCGGCAATCTCTTCGATTCCGCGATCATGAAGACCAGCGTGATCTCGAAGGAATTCCGCGACCGTTATCTGGTCAATCCGAAAGACCTGAACGCGTTCGAGGGCCGCGCCATCGTGTTCGAGGGGCCGGAGGATTACCACGACCGGATCGACGATCCCGCACTCAACATCGACGAGCACTGCATCCTGTTCATTCGCGGCGCCGGCCCGATCGGCTATCCCGGCGGCGCCGAGGTCGTCAACATGCAGCCGCCGGCGGCGCTAATCAAACGCGGCATCCTCTCGCTGCCCTGCATCGGCGACGGCCGGCAGTCCGGCACCTCGGGCTCGCCCTCGATCCTCAACGCCTCGCCGGAAGCGGCCGCCGACGGCGGGCTTGCGATCTTGCGGACCGGCGACAAGGTCCGCATCGACCTCAACAAGGGCGACGCCAATATTTTGATCACGAGCGACGAACTGAAAAAGCGCCGCGCCGAGCTGAAGGAAAAGGGCGGCTTCCCCTACCCGGCCAACCAGACGCCATGGCAGGAGCTCTATCGTTCGACGGTCGGCCAGCAGGCCACCGGCGCCTGCATGGAACTCGCCACGCGCTATCAGAACATCGCCGGCACGGTCGGCGTGGCGCGGGATAATCATTAGTCCATCAAACTGTCATTGCCGGGCTTGACCCGGCAATCCATCCTCTGGCGAAGAAGATAGATACGCGGGTCAAGCCCGCGTATGACGCCGAAAATAATCCATCGATCGCTCAAGGACGAAACCATGTCAGACCGCCTGAAGGGCAAGCGCGCCTTCGTCACCGCCGCCGCCGTCGGCATCGGCCGCGCCTGCGCCGTTGCCTTTGCGCGCGAAGGCGCCACCGTGTTTGCCACCGACATCGACGAAGCCAAGCTCGCCGCGCTCAAGAGCGAGGGAATCGCGGAAGTCGCAAAACTCGATGCCCGCGATACCGCCGCCGTCGCCGCCATGGCCAAGCGCGCCGGCAAGACCGACATCCTGCTCAACGCCGCCGGCTTTGTGCACCACGGCACGATCATGGATTGCTCCGACGAGGATTTTGACTTTTCGTTCGACCTCAACGTCAAGTCGATGCATCGCACGATCCGCGCGTTCCTGCCCGGCATGCTGGAACAGGGCAACGGCGCGATCGTCAACATTGCCTCGGCTGCCGGCGTCATCAAGGCCGCGCCGAACCGCTACATCTACGCGGCGACCAAAGCTGCCGTCGGGGCGTTGACGCGTTCGGTCGCCATCGACTTCGTCGGCAAGGGAATCCGCTGCAACTGCATCTGTCCCGGCACGGTTGAAACCCCATCCATGCTGGGGCGCGCCGCCGCCGCCGGCCCCAACGGACGCGAAATGTTCGTCGCGCGGCAACCGATGGGACGGCTCGGTACCGCCGAGGAGATCGCTGCCCTCGCCGTCTATCTCGCCAGCGATGAAAGCGCGTTCACCACCGGCGTCGCCCACGTCATCGACGGCGGCTGGACGCTGTAAACACGGTCCTCATCCTGAGGAGCCGCGAAGCGGCGTCTCGAAGGATGGGCCACGGGCCTCATGGTTCGAGACGCGCAAGAGCGCTCCTCACCATGAGGAACATCGAGCGAAAGGAAATTTGCAATGAACAAGATCGATCTGAACGGCCGCTGCGCCGTCGTCACCGGCGGAGCGCAAGGTTTTGGCCGCGCGATTACCGAGCGCTTCGTGGCATCGGGCGCGAAGGTCGCGATCTGGGATCACGACCTGCCGTTCGCGGAAAAGACCGCGAAGGAAATCGGTCCGGCGGTATCGGCCTTCAAGGTCGACGTGTCGGATCTCGCCGCGGTCGAGACGACGCGTGACGCGACGCTGAAAGCGCTCGGCAAGATCGATATCCTCGTCAACAATGCCGGCATCGCCGGCATCAACAAGCCGGTGTGGGAAACCGACCTCGAGGAATGGCGCAAGGTGCTGCGCATCAATCTCGACGGCCCCTTCATCTGCTGCAAGGCGGTGGTGCCGGCGATGCTGCAGCAAAAATACGGCCGCATCGTCAACATCGCCTCCATCGCCGGCAAGGAAGGCAACCCCAACGCGGCACACTACTCGGCCTCCAAGGCCGGCCTGATCGCTTTGACCAAATCGCTCGGCAAGGAACTCGCGCAGCACGACATTCTCGTCAACGCGGTGACGCCGGCAGCAGCCAAGACCGCAATCTTCGACCAGATGACGCAGCAGCACATCGACTTCATGCTCTCGAAGATCCCGAAGGCGCGCTTCGTTCTCGTCGAGGAACTCGCGGCGATGGTGGCGTGGCTCGCGTCGGAAGACTGCGCATTCTCCACCGGCGCCGTGTTCGACATTTCCGGCGGCCGGGCGACGTATTAGTCCTCGGCCAAATCACGATCCAAGTCGGCATTTGGCGATCCGGTCGTTACGTCTTCGTCGGGCTGATCGATGTGCATTCCGATCATGCCCGTCAGCGGCGGCTTGACCGCTTCGAGGCTGACATCCTTCGCTTGCGGCGTCTCTTGTTCGGCCCGTGCCTCGGCATCGTTACTTGCCGGTTTCTTTCCGTCCTTGTCGCCCGACATTTCGGCTTCCTCGTGCTTCAGGAGAGTGAGCCGGCACACCGAGCAGTCACGATCACCTGGCTCACGAATGCATTGCTGGATCAGTTTTCGCGCAATGTCGTTGACCGATATCAACCGAGCCAAAACAAAAGTGCTGCGGCCAACCCCGATTTACTTCGCGAGATGACAATACAATGACATCTTCATGATGAGCTCGTCTCTTTCAGGCTGCGGATTGTTGAGCCTGATCAAAGCGCCATCGCACCACCGGTTCTACTTGAGGAAACCTATTCGTCAACGAACCGGGGCTGATCGTGGGGACCGTGAGCGAAGCGACAATCGACAGAATCCGAGCCGAAGGTACAGCAAGGTCCGCCGCAGCCATCGATCAGTTGGCCAAAGTGATCCGCTCGATTCCGGACCATGAGGATCCTACGGAGAAGATAAGCGTTCGACATCTCAACTTTTATTATCAGGACGGCAATCACGCCCTCAAGGACGTGTCCGTACCCATTTATGCCAACCGCGTAACCGCGTTTATCGGCCCATCCGGTTGCGGAAAATCAACCTTGTTGCGCGTCTTCAATCGCATCTATGCGCTCTATCCAGGGCAGCGCGTCGAAGGCGATGTCCTGCTCGATGGCGTGAATATCCTTTCCAAGGATGAGGATCCAACCGTTCTCCGAACCCGGATAGGCATGGTATTCCAGAAGCCAACGCCATTTCCGATGTCGGTCTACGACAACATTGCCTTTGGCATTGGCCTCAATCGGAAGCTTTCCAAACAGCAAATGGATGAAGAAGTAGAACTGGCCCTGCGGCGCGTCGCGCTTTGGGACGAGGTGAAGGATCACCTCGCAAGAACCGGATTGGAACTGTCGGGCGGGCAGCAGCAGCGTCTTTGTATTGCCCGTACCATTGCGACTCGGCCCGAGGTTCTGCTTCTCGACGAACCATGTGCCTCGATCGATCCGATTTCGTCCGCAAAGATCGAGCAGACTATCGACGAACTCAAGCATGACCACACGATCGTCATCGTCACACACAACCTTCAACAGGCGGCTCGGGTTTCCGATTATGCGGGCTTCATGTATTTGGGCGAGATGAGTGAATTTGGCCCCGTGCGCCGGATATTCGTGACGCCCGGCGATCCGCGCACGCAGCGGTTTATCACCGGCCGGTTTGGCTAGCCAGACAAGTCAATCGGCGTCTGCGATGATTGCGTTGTCGGTCTGGGCCGCCGGCTGGCCGTGGTCGCAATCCAGATGCCGGCGAACACCGTCACGATGCCGCCGACGAGATTCCAGCTGAGCGGTTCGTCCAGCAATGCGGCGCCTACGAGCGACGCGGTGATCGGATTGACGGTGACCGAAATCGCGACGCGGGTCGGCGTCGTGCGCGCCAGCGCGAACGCCCAGAGGTAGAACGTCAAGGCGCTGCCGAAGGCGCCGAGATAGGTGGCAGCCAGCCATTGCGGGACCTCGAAAGCTGCGACGGGCGCAAAGCTGCCTCGCGCCTGCGAGATCAGAACCAGGCATGCCGCACCGACCCCCATGGATACCGTCGTGAAGGGAAGCGGCCCCGAGCGGGCGATGAACGGCTTGGACCAGATGCTGTAGAGCGCCATGCAGAGGGCGGCCGCGACCATCAGCAGATCGCCGCACCAGGCCCCCGGCGGCGCGGATGCAAGATTCGACAGCAGCGCCAGAGCGACGCCGAGCGTGGCGATCACCACCCCGATCGATTTACGCATCGTGAGCGCCTCGCTGCCGAGCGCGCCACCCACGACCATTGTCAGCAACGGCAGCGTCGACAAGGCCAGCGCGCCACGCGCCGCCGTCGTGAAAATCAGCGACGCATTGAAGAGGACCGGGAACAGGGCGAAGTACAGTACGCCCAGCCCGACGACGCCCGTCCAGTCGGAGCGCTGCGGCCATCGATCGCCCTGCAGCAGGGCCACCGGCAACAGCAGCAGAAAGCCGATGCCGAACCGGAACGATCCGATCGCCAACGGATCGATCGTGTGCACCAGATAGCGCGTCGCCCCGATCGACGTTCCGCCCAGGCCGCTCGACAGAATAGCCGCCAGTACGCCCCACACCTCGCCCATGCACCTCCCCTTTCGCCTTGCGGGTACGGTAGAGACTGCTTAGTAATCAAGAAATGGAATTTCTGCGATACATGAAATAACGTTTCATCATGAGTATACCCGCCCTTGATCCGGATCTCCTGAAGGCCTTCGTCGCAGTGGCCGACAGCCGCTCCTTCACGCGCGCAGCCACACGGCTCAACCGGACGCAGTCCGCGGTAAGCATGCAGATCAAGCGCTTGGAGGATCGCCTCGGTGTTGCGCTGTTCAACCGCACCAAGGCCCATGTCGATCTGAGCCCCGCGGGCGAAGGGCTGCTCGGATACGCCAGACGCATCCTGACGCTGAACGACGAGGCCGTCGGCAAGCTGCGGGAGCGCAAGGTCGAGGGGGTCGTGCGCCTCGGCGTGATGGACGATTATGGAACCCTGATCGTGCCGCCGGTGCTGGCAAGTTTTGTTGCCTGCTATCCGCGGGTTCAGGTCGAGATGGAAACTGGCCTCACTTGTTCCATGCCCTCGCGTCTTGGCGATGCCTATGACCTCGTGATCGCCATGCATCCGGAGGGAACGGGCGAGGGTGAATTTTTGCGGCGCGAGCAGGCGGCGTGGGCCACCGGCGCGTTTCATCCGGTCGAGCAGCAGGACCCGCTGCCTCTGGCGCTTTATCCCAACGGCTGCCTGTTCCGGAAATGGGCGATCGAGGCGCTCGATGCTGCGAGGCGGCCATGGCGGCTGGCTTTCGTCAGCCAGAGCCTTGCCGCCGTCGAGTCTGTTGCCGCGCAGGGGCTTGCCGTGACCGTGGTGAAGGCCGGTACCTTTCCGCCAAAATTGCGCCCGCTGTCGGAGCGCGATGGCCTGCCGCGACTACCCGCTGCGGATATCTGCCTGCATCGCACGGCGAACCTGTCACAGGCGGGCACGCTGCTCGCAAATCACTTGCGTTCGGCCATCTCCAACCATCTTGATGAAATCGCGGTGCGGCGCGCCACCCGCGACGCCATTCCGATTGCCTTCAACTGAGCGAGATCACGTGGACATCACACTTTACGGCATCTCGGTGTGGGTGCTCCCCCTCCTGATCGCCATCACCTTTCACGAGGCCGCGCACGCCTTTGTCGCCTACAAGCTCGGCGACGATACCGCCTTTCAGCTGGGCCGGGTCAGCTTCAATCCGATCAAGCATATTGATCCGTTCGGAACCGTGATTCTGCCGGGCGTGCTGCTGCTGGCGCATTCGCCCTTCCTGTTCGGCTATGCCAAGCCGGTTCCGGTGAATTTCCGCAACCTGAACCATCCCCGGCTCGACATGGTCTGGGTGGCTCTGGCCGGCCCGGCGATCAACATCGTGCTGGCGACCGTCGTGGCGTTCGCCTTCCACGCCTTGCCCTTGGTGCCGCCGGACGCCGCCAAATGGACCGCGGACAACCTCAAAAACGCGTTCCTGATCAATATCGTGCTGGCGATCTTCAACATGATGCCGATCCCGCCGCTGGACGGCGGCCGGGTCGCCGTCGGGTTGCTGCCACGGGTGCTGGCCTACCCGCTGTCGCGGCTGGAACCGTACGGCATGCTGATCCTGCTCGGCCTTTTGATCCTGCTGCCGGTGATCGGCGCGCAGCTCGGCCTAAATCTTGATGTTATTTCGTCGATACTCCGAACGTTGACCGGATATGTGATCAGCGCCCTTCTCTTCATCACCGGCAACGCTTAAACTTCAAACTGAAACGCTACACAGGGAAGAACCGACCCCGCACCATGCCGACCAAAGCTGCCGATATGCTGATTGCACGCCGCGCCGATACGCGCGCGAGGGCAGATTTTGCGACGTGGAAGATGCTGGCCAAACTCAACGGTTTTTCCGCCCTGCCCGCCGAGGCGCAGAGCTTTCTGGAAGGCTACCGGCAGCTGTTGGCGAAGATGACCGAGGCGGACGCCTCCGAGGCCACCATCCAGCTCATGTACAAGAGCTACTATGCCGAGATGGGCGGCTCCGGAACGCCGCCCGAAATCCCCTCGCGCGCCAGCGAGCCGGTCACCGATACCGGCAACGTCACCGCGTTCCGCCGCCCGGCCGCCCGGCCGAAGCCGGGCCCCTCGGGACAAGCCGAGAAACCGCGTCTGCCGGTGGCGCTGATCTTCTGCTGCCTCGCCGTGGTCTACGTCAGCATCCGCTATTTCTGGCGCTGACCCGCCGCCCCCGCAAAGTTAACGCGAATGCCCTGCGAATTCGCCGCCTGGCGGAATATTCGCACGACGACATTTGCGCGCAGCGGCTAGGCGATCGGGCCAAGGCCGGACATAATGGCCCCGCCAACCAACAAGCA
It contains:
- a CDS encoding IlvD/Edd family dehydratase is translated as MKHNDKKPTTNGKGRRLRSLEWFDNPHNPGMTALYLERYLNYGLTRAELQSGKPIIGIAQTGNDLSPCNRHHLELAHRVREGIREAGGIAMEFPTHPIQETGKRPTAALDRNLAYLGLVEILFGYPLDGVVLTTGCDKTTPACMMAAATVNLPAIVLSGGPMLNGWFNGERTGSGTIVWKQRERLAAGEIDYNEFIEIVSSSAPSVGHCNTMGTASTMNSLAEALGMSLPGCAAIPAPYRERGQIAYETGKRIVEMVWEDLKPSDILTRQAFENCIVVNSAIGGSTNAPIHINALARHVGVELSIDDWQKHGHHIPLLVNMQPAGFYLGEEYHRAGGVPSVVRELMAHKHIHEDAVTVNGRTMGDNCREAPKPDGDVIWSYDKPLVKDAGFLVLRGNLFDSAIMKTSVISKEFRDRYLVNPKDLNAFEGRAIVFEGPEDYHDRIDDPALNIDEHCILFIRGAGPIGYPGGAEVVNMQPPAALIKRGILSLPCIGDGRQSGTSGSPSILNASPEAAADGGLAILRTGDKVRIDLNKGDANILITSDELKKRRAELKEKGGFPYPANQTPWQELYRSTVGQQATGACMELATRYQNIAGTVGVARDNH
- a CDS encoding SDR family oxidoreductase — encoded protein: MSDRLKGKRAFVTAAAVGIGRACAVAFAREGATVFATDIDEAKLAALKSEGIAEVAKLDARDTAAVAAMAKRAGKTDILLNAAGFVHHGTIMDCSDEDFDFSFDLNVKSMHRTIRAFLPGMLEQGNGAIVNIASAAGVIKAAPNRYIYAATKAAVGALTRSVAIDFVGKGIRCNCICPGTVETPSMLGRAAAAGPNGREMFVARQPMGRLGTAEEIAALAVYLASDESAFTTGVAHVIDGGWTL
- a CDS encoding SDR family NAD(P)-dependent oxidoreductase; the encoded protein is MNKIDLNGRCAVVTGGAQGFGRAITERFVASGAKVAIWDHDLPFAEKTAKEIGPAVSAFKVDVSDLAAVETTRDATLKALGKIDILVNNAGIAGINKPVWETDLEEWRKVLRINLDGPFICCKAVVPAMLQQKYGRIVNIASIAGKEGNPNAAHYSASKAGLIALTKSLGKELAQHDILVNAVTPAAAKTAIFDQMTQQHIDFMLSKIPKARFVLVEELAAMVAWLASEDCAFSTGAVFDISGGRATY
- the pstB gene encoding phosphate ABC transporter ATP-binding protein PstB, with translation MIRSIPDHEDPTEKISVRHLNFYYQDGNHALKDVSVPIYANRVTAFIGPSGCGKSTLLRVFNRIYALYPGQRVEGDVLLDGVNILSKDEDPTVLRTRIGMVFQKPTPFPMSVYDNIAFGIGLNRKLSKQQMDEEVELALRRVALWDEVKDHLARTGLELSGGQQQRLCIARTIATRPEVLLLDEPCASIDPISSAKIEQTIDELKHDHTIVIVTHNLQQAARVSDYAGFMYLGEMSEFGPVRRIFVTPGDPRTQRFITGRFG
- a CDS encoding DMT family transporter, which gives rise to MGEVWGVLAAILSSGLGGTSIGATRYLVHTIDPLAIGSFRFGIGFLLLLPVALLQGDRWPQRSDWTGVVGLGVLYFALFPVLFNASLIFTTAARGALALSTLPLLTMVVGGALGSEALTMRKSIGVVIATLGVALALLSNLASAPPGAWCGDLLMVAAALCMALYSIWSKPFIARSGPLPFTTVSMGVGAACLVLISQARGSFAPVAAFEVPQWLAATYLGAFGSALTFYLWAFALARTTPTRVAISVTVNPITASLVGAALLDEPLSWNLVGGIVTVFAGIWIATTASRRPRPTTQSSQTPIDLSG
- a CDS encoding LysR family transcriptional regulator; protein product: MSIPALDPDLLKAFVAVADSRSFTRAATRLNRTQSAVSMQIKRLEDRLGVALFNRTKAHVDLSPAGEGLLGYARRILTLNDEAVGKLRERKVEGVVRLGVMDDYGTLIVPPVLASFVACYPRVQVEMETGLTCSMPSRLGDAYDLVIAMHPEGTGEGEFLRREQAAWATGAFHPVEQQDPLPLALYPNGCLFRKWAIEALDAARRPWRLAFVSQSLAAVESVAAQGLAVTVVKAGTFPPKLRPLSERDGLPRLPAADICLHRTANLSQAGTLLANHLRSAISNHLDEIAVRRATRDAIPIAFN
- a CDS encoding site-2 protease family protein; its protein translation is MDITLYGISVWVLPLLIAITFHEAAHAFVAYKLGDDTAFQLGRVSFNPIKHIDPFGTVILPGVLLLAHSPFLFGYAKPVPVNFRNLNHPRLDMVWVALAGPAINIVLATVVAFAFHALPLVPPDAAKWTADNLKNAFLINIVLAIFNMMPIPPLDGGRVAVGLLPRVLAYPLSRLEPYGMLILLGLLILLPVIGAQLGLNLDVISSILRTLTGYVISALLFITGNA